The following proteins come from a genomic window of Miscanthus floridulus cultivar M001 chromosome 2, ASM1932011v1, whole genome shotgun sequence:
- the LOC136535885 gene encoding uncharacterized protein: protein MNTTQKVDPVEQDAKVLKQASQFKRWGRKHPFVRYGLPLISLTVFGAVGLAHLIQGSKEVTKEKEDIEWEVVETTKALSRTGPVEGAYKPKKLSLEDELKALQQKVDINSYDYKPIPRPNEK, encoded by the exons atgaatacaaCTCAGAAAGTTGATCCAGTGGAACAAGATGCTAAGGTTTTGAAGCAAGCCTCACAGTTCAAAAGGTGGGGGCGAAAACATCCATTTGTTCGGTATGGGTTACCACTCATTTCCTTGACAGTGTTTGGTGCCGTCGGGCTTGCTCATCTTATACAAGGCAG CAAAGAAGTGACAAAGGAAAAGGAGGATATAGAATGGGAGGTTGTAGAAACAACAAAAGCtctaagccgaacagggccagtgGAAGGAGCCTATAAGCCTAAGAAGCTCTCTCTAGAGGATGAACTGAAG GCTTTGCAGCAAAAGGTTGACATAAACAGCTACGACTACAAGCCCATCCCAAGACCCAATGAGAAATAA
- the LOC136535883 gene encoding RNA pseudouridine synthase 5-like isoform X2 has protein sequence MAAAAGETPVGDGAPPPGALYSFGTLWPELNQGLTYTDTFRCADADAATTLIEFYSTKYKSSAPLPGWIKRIRNGQITVDGEVVTDPDMTLGDGSKLVYHRFPWQEPFAPYLLEVLYEDDDMVALNKPSGLQVLPKGLFQQRTVLAQLQSKDWKMASSCRSKRKDVQSHPVPVHRLGRGTSGLLLCAKTKIAKVRLASYFAEGAINAAKKRDKSEFSEERKISKFYRALVTGILDDDEVVVMQPIGLVHYPGVAEGLYAACSSGKPAMSKVCVLERLAHQNHTLVQVEIHSGRPHQIRIHLAYIGHPLVDDPLYGIGGHPKFVEPESTGTNSSFASDGGYERPLQPVPGDCGYHLHAHWLVLCHPTTNKMVKITAPLPQILQTREERRATAEQVGG, from the exons ATGGCCGCCGCCGCGGGAGAAACACCGGTGGGCGACGGGGCTCCGCCGCCAGGAGCTCTCTACTCCTTCGGAACGCTGTGGCCGGAGCTCAATCAAGGCCTCACCTACACCGACACGTTCCGTTGCGCTG ATGCGGACGCCGCTACCACCTTGATTGAGTTCTACTCTACTAAATACAAGAGCTCAGCGCCATTGCCAGG GTGGATCAAGAGGATTCGTAACGGACAG ATAACCGTTGATGGTGAAGTTGTCACTGATCCAGATATGACTCTCGG GGATGGTTCTAAGTTGGTATATCATCGTTTTCCCTGGCAGGAGCCATTTGCGCCATATTTGCTGGAAGTGCTCTACGAGGATGATGACATG GTTGCCCTTAATAAGCCTTCTGGTTTGCAAGTTCTGCCTAAAGGACTCTTTCAGCAGCGCACTGTTTTAGCACAGCTTCAATCGAAAGACTGGAAGATGGCCTCATCTTGCCGGTCGAAGAGAAAAGATGTGCAGTCACATCCAGTACCTGTTCATCGATTAGGGAGGGGAACATCAG GCCTCCTGCTTTGTGCCAAGACAAAGATTGCCAAAGTTCGACTTGCATCTTATTTTGCTGAAGGTGCTATAAATGCTGCAAAGAAAAG GGATAAATCAGAGTTCAGTGAAGAGcgaaaaatttcaaaattttatcgAGCCTTAGTGACTGGCATacttgatgatgatgag GTTGTGGTTATGCAACCCATAGGGTTAGTTCATTATCCTGGAGTTGCAGAGGGACTTTATGCGGCATGTTCCTCAG GAAAGCCAGCAATGAGCAAAGTATGTGTTCTTGAGAGACTTGCACACCAAAATCACACACTGGTCCAG gtTGAAATTCATTCAGGACGACCTCACCAAATACGGATACACCTTGCATACATTGGGCACCCTCTTGTAG ATGATCCTCTCTATGGTATTGGTGGGCACCCCAAATTTGTTGAGCCAGAATCTACTGGCACAAATAGTTCTTTTGCATCTGATGG AGGTTATGAGAGACCTTTGCAACCTGTTCCCGGGGACTGCGGGTATCACCTACATGCACATTGGCTTGTTCTTTGCCACCCAACAACCAATAAG ATGGTAAAAATTACCGCTCCTCTTCCACAAATTCTGCAGACACGGGAGGAGCGCCGTGCTACAGCTGAGCAAGTCGGTGGTTGA
- the LOC136535884 gene encoding lipid phosphate phosphatase gamma-like: MSGAAEYQEMAASVPPSLKAITLTYVRYRRGDPLGLFLAWVSLVPVFISLGGFVSHFLFRRELQGLCFAAGLLVSQVLNELIKDSVAQSRPAYCELLEACDSHGWPSSHSQYMFFFATYLSLLSLRRSRARQVIAAVPWPLAFLTMLSRVYLGYHTVAQVFAGAVVGLMFGAIWYWIVNTMLVNYFPMIEESAIGRWLYIKDTSHIPDVLKFEYDNARAARKKVATD; the protein is encoded by the exons ATGTCCGGAGCGGCGGAATACCAGGAGATGGCGGCGTCGGTGCCGCCCTCGCTGAAGGCCATCACGCTGACGTACGTCCGCTACCGCCGGGGCGACCCGCTGGGTCTCTTCCTCGCGTGGGTCTCCCTCGTCCCGGTTTTCATCAGCCTCGGCGGTTTCGTCTCCCACTTCCTCTTCCGTCGGGAGCTCCAGGGCCTCTGCTTCGCCGCGGGGCTCCTCGTCTCTCAGGTCCTCAATGAGCTCATAAAGGACTCCGTCGCGCAGTCCCGCCCGGCGTACTGCGAGTTGCTCGAGGCCTGCGACTCCCACGGTTGGCCGTCCAGCCACTCGCAGTACATGTTCTTCTTTGCCACCTACCTGTCGCTCCTGTCCCTCCGCCGGTCGCGAGCGCGCCAGGTGATCGCCGCCGTGCCATGGCCGCTTGCCTTCCTCACCATGCTGTCCAGGGTCTACCTAGGCTACCATACCGTCGCGCAG GTTTTCGCGGGAGCAGTAGTGGGCCTCATGTTTGGTGCTATCTGGTACTGGATTGTCAATACCATGCTTGTTAATTACTTCCCAATGATTGAGGAGAGTGCAATCGGGAGGTGGTTGTACATCAAGGATACATCTCATATTCCAGATGTGCTCAAATTTGAGTATGATAACGCAAGGGCAGCAAGGAAGAAAGTTGCTACTGATTGA
- the LOC136535883 gene encoding RNA pseudouridine synthase 5-like isoform X1 produces the protein MAAAAGETPVGDGAPPPGALYSFGTLWPELNQGLTYTDTFRCAGSPPYLLPSGLLFGTCSDYLQADADAATTLIEFYSTKYKSSAPLPGWIKRIRNGQITVDGEVVTDPDMTLGDGSKLVYHRFPWQEPFAPYLLEVLYEDDDMVALNKPSGLQVLPKGLFQQRTVLAQLQSKDWKMASSCRSKRKDVQSHPVPVHRLGRGTSGLLLCAKTKIAKVRLASYFAEGAINAAKKRDKSEFSEERKISKFYRALVTGILDDDEVVVMQPIGLVHYPGVAEGLYAACSSGKPAMSKVCVLERLAHQNHTLVQVEIHSGRPHQIRIHLAYIGHPLVDDPLYGIGGHPKFVEPESTGTNSSFASDGGYERPLQPVPGDCGYHLHAHWLVLCHPTTNKMVKITAPLPQILQTREERRATAEQVGG, from the exons ATGGCCGCCGCCGCGGGAGAAACACCGGTGGGCGACGGGGCTCCGCCGCCAGGAGCTCTCTACTCCTTCGGAACGCTGTGGCCGGAGCTCAATCAAGGCCTCACCTACACCGACACGTTCCGTTGCGCTGGTTCGCCTCCCTATCTCCTTCCCTCTGGTTTGTTGTTTGGTACTTGTTCTGATTACTTGCAAGCAGATGCGGACGCCGCTACCACCTTGATTGAGTTCTACTCTACTAAATACAAGAGCTCAGCGCCATTGCCAGG GTGGATCAAGAGGATTCGTAACGGACAG ATAACCGTTGATGGTGAAGTTGTCACTGATCCAGATATGACTCTCGG GGATGGTTCTAAGTTGGTATATCATCGTTTTCCCTGGCAGGAGCCATTTGCGCCATATTTGCTGGAAGTGCTCTACGAGGATGATGACATG GTTGCCCTTAATAAGCCTTCTGGTTTGCAAGTTCTGCCTAAAGGACTCTTTCAGCAGCGCACTGTTTTAGCACAGCTTCAATCGAAAGACTGGAAGATGGCCTCATCTTGCCGGTCGAAGAGAAAAGATGTGCAGTCACATCCAGTACCTGTTCATCGATTAGGGAGGGGAACATCAG GCCTCCTGCTTTGTGCCAAGACAAAGATTGCCAAAGTTCGACTTGCATCTTATTTTGCTGAAGGTGCTATAAATGCTGCAAAGAAAAG GGATAAATCAGAGTTCAGTGAAGAGcgaaaaatttcaaaattttatcgAGCCTTAGTGACTGGCATacttgatgatgatgag GTTGTGGTTATGCAACCCATAGGGTTAGTTCATTATCCTGGAGTTGCAGAGGGACTTTATGCGGCATGTTCCTCAG GAAAGCCAGCAATGAGCAAAGTATGTGTTCTTGAGAGACTTGCACACCAAAATCACACACTGGTCCAG gtTGAAATTCATTCAGGACGACCTCACCAAATACGGATACACCTTGCATACATTGGGCACCCTCTTGTAG ATGATCCTCTCTATGGTATTGGTGGGCACCCCAAATTTGTTGAGCCAGAATCTACTGGCACAAATAGTTCTTTTGCATCTGATGG AGGTTATGAGAGACCTTTGCAACCTGTTCCCGGGGACTGCGGGTATCACCTACATGCACATTGGCTTGTTCTTTGCCACCCAACAACCAATAAG ATGGTAAAAATTACCGCTCCTCTTCCACAAATTCTGCAGACACGGGAGGAGCGCCGTGCTACAGCTGAGCAAGTCGGTGGTTGA
- the LOC136535881 gene encoding uncharacterized protein produces the protein MEGSPVTRLPEANSLPDGFVPDVESSGTDATSPSSAPIADDALDSDIPAATNPGGEETLSDPSLPASTAEDASSAAAAEALGTLSLAAAAEPERALGEHGPAGASRGEESLNENCASEQVGAPTAQKGSGEPKRKVVKRSKLERDRELFELAQQYHRVVAERDAAIAVKERLESLCREFQRQNKMLKEECGRVSTEGQNMRMELSEKFDNAIKGVSAKLEEQRVLSIAQLEENNMLRSKLKDLADQYDITQQKYAHQLKEKTLELELADLRLQQHQEKAAQEHTQMQLYAEQVSQLMTTEKNLRLQLASDGERFQHFQDALSKSNEVFETYKQEMEKMISVIKNLKKENEFLKGKCENSDIALVKLIEERELTKKQMEKLKNQKEKLESLCRSLQAERKQGPSASIPDAPSSQEDVSATSQES, from the exons ATGGAAGGCTCGCCGGTGACGCGCCTCCCGGAGGCTAACTCCCTCCCCGATGGCTTCGTCCCCGACGTCGAGAGCTCAGGCACGGACGCGACTTCTCCCTCCTCCGCGCCCATCGCTGATGATGCGCTCGACTCCGATATCCCCGCCGCCACCAACCCCGGCGGTGAGGAAACCCTAAGCGATCCCTCCCTTCCTGCGTCCACCGCCGAAGATGCCTCCTCGGCCGCCGCTGCTGAAGCCTTGGGCACACTTTCTCTGGCCGCTGCTGCGGAGCCGGAACGCGCTCTAGGGGAGCACGGACCCGCCGGCGCTTCAAGAG GTGAAGAATCCTTGAACGAGAATTGCGCATCAGAGCAAGTGGGCGCTCCAACTGCTCAAAAG GGGAGCGGTGAGCCGAAACGCAAGGTCGTGAAGCGTAGCAAGCTCGAGAGGGACAGAGAGTTGTTTGAACTGGCCCAGCAATACCACAGAGTGGTTGCAGAAAGGGATGCAG CCATTGCAGTCAAAGAAAGACTAGAATCTCTTTGTAGGGAATTTCAGCGTCAAAACAAAATGCTAAAG GAAGAGTGCGGAAGGGTATCGACGGAGGGACAGAACATGCGTATGGAATTGTCTGAAAAATTTGATAACGCCATAAAG GGTGTCAGTGCCAAGCTTGAGGAGCAGAGAGTGTTGTCCATTGCTCAGCTAGAAGAGAACAATAT GTTGAGAAGTAAACTCAAAGACCTTGCTGATCAATATGACATTACTCAGCAGAAATATGCTCACCAA TTGAAAGAGAAAACGCTGGAGCTTGAGCTTGCTGATCTGAGACTTCAACAACATCAAGAGAAGGCTGCTCAGGAACATACCCAAATGCAGTTGTATGCTGAGCAAGTTTCTCAGCTTATGACTACTGAGAAGAACCTGCGGTTGCAACTAGCTTCTGATGGAGAAAGATTTCAGCACTTTCAG GATGCCCTGTCAAAAAGCAATGAAGTCTTTGAAACTTACAAGCAGGAGATGGAAAAG ATGATTTCGGTGATAAAGAATCTTAAGAAGGAGAATGAATTTCTGAAGGGAAAATGCGAGAACTCAGATATTGCTCTTGTGAAGCTCATTGAAGAG CGTGAGCTAACGAAGAAGCAAATGGAGAAATTGAAAAATCAAAAGGAGAAGCTTGAATCCCTGTGTCGATCACTACAGGCAGAAAGGAAACAAGGCCCCTCCGCCAGTATTCCAGACGCCCCTTCTAGCCAAGAAGATGTATCAGCGACAAGTCAAGAATCTTAG